The following DNA comes from Brassica oleracea var. oleracea cultivar TO1000 chromosome C5, BOL, whole genome shotgun sequence.
TCGTCTTGTTTGCGAGATGAGGTTGAACAAGCCGAGATCGTCTGAGCTAGGATCATGAACGCCTTGAGCTGAAGCTGATCGGGAACAAATTGCAAACAAGGATCGGGATGTAAGGTTTCGCGATCAGGATTAGATTGGTTCGCCGGTAAGGATGTTCGCCGATTAGGGTTAGGGTTTTAGGCGGTTTGTTTTAGCTTAGGGATTTAGATTCTATCGTGCTGATAACGTGTTGTGAAACAGAAGAATAGAATCTATGTTTCTGTATTATTCATAAACATAAGGTGCCCTTTATATATAGGAAATTACACCGTCATAGAATAATGAAAAGACTAAAAAAAAAGAAATACAAATATGGAAATAGTACAAATCATAATCTAATAAAAAAATGACAAGATGTTGATTCTCTATCTCTTTCCTCACGGTCGACTCTCTCTCTCTAGCATTGGGCCGGTTATGGACATCCATTTATAACAATACACTATCAATTTTAAATTTTGTTAAGGACAAGACAGCGATAATAATATTAACTAGTAGTAGACAACATAATTATCGACAATAGTGATCAAATCTGATTTAATCATATTATCTTCATGTAATGAGTCATTGTGTTATATAAATACACATAAAGTAATAAGGTTTTTATTATTTAATTTTATATTATCTGATTAAAATGTTATCTTATTATAACTGTTTTAACTCAATAATTTTAGATTGTAATATATGAGAAGTCTTGATAAATAAGCAGGTTATATTTTTTTTGTAAATTTATGAAACTTAGCAAATAATGAAGCTATACAACACTTAAGATTTCTTTTGTAAAAAACATCACTAAAATAGACAAGTCTAATAAACCTATCTTTATTCGCTTAGACTTTCACCTCACTATTATTGAATGTAAAAGCACATATCCTTTTTTGTCAATCTAAAAAACATATATCGCTATCTTTTCATTTTCAACCTCAAGTTGTGATACTAGTTACTGAAGTGAACATAACTAAAGATATGAACCTGGTTTAGTCCGGTTCAGTTAACCGATTACTTGCATTCTATAAAGCAGACGCAAGCATCTTTCTGCTCAAACCAGAGTACTAATAATAAATACCGACAAACACAAAACACAATCGCAACTCTTGGAACTCAAGAAATAATGTCGGAGAACGGTGGCGATTCTTCAACCACTAAACCAAACCTCAAGAGGAATGGCTCCGGCGAACTGGACGTCTTTGAAGCCACTCGCTACTTCTCCGACTTCAACGAACCAACTATGGCCGAGTACTCGAGAATCCAGGTTCAGAAACAGAGCACTGTTACAGAACTTCGACAGAAGAGAATACACCCGGAAACAGAGGATAAGCTTCCGGAACCTAGAGTCGTCACCGTGAAGCCGAAGGAGAAGGAGAAGAAAACACGTGGCGGCGGTGGGAAGAAGCTAACCAGCTTCTTGAACTCTCTTCTCCGTTCAGCAGGTCTGAAGAACTTAAAGTCAAAGTCCAAGTCAATTCCAGAGGTGGAGAGTCCACGAGGGGAAAGAAGGAGGAGGCATAGCTGCGTGGTGACCGTGACCACACACGCCGAAGCTTCTTCGCCGATCTCCGGTGCTGGCGCGTGGAGTACGCGCAGGAGAAGCTTTGATGAGAAACACGTGAAAGGTTTAGGTTCGAAGAAGAGTGATCAGAAGTTGAACATGAGGCTTTGTGAGAGTCTCTGCTCGGACAAGAACGTTGAGTGTAAAGATCGAAAAAAAGAAGTTGATGTAAATGGTGGATACGAGAGTGATTCAGGTTCTGAATCTGATCTTTTTGAATTGGACTTGTTTGCCAAATCAAAGCCTTAGTTAACGACGGTCTCAAAATGTAATCATTTGATGTAAACTTATTATGATATATAAATCTAATAGTGCGAGGTTTGTAGACAACAAAAAAAAAACTAAAATGGTATGGACCTAAAAATTGGTGTTTACACTCTTGCCTTATCCTACTTGAATAAAAATAAACGTGATGAGGTGATAATTCATATCCTTCATTCTGTATAAGCATGACTGAATTAAAATAATTTGATTAATTTCTTGACATTTTCTGAATCTGATAGAACATGTTAAAGCGAATCTTTAAAAGTAGACACGTTATGATACAATTATGAGAGAAAATACCATATTAGATTATTGGTCTGATTGTGACAAAAAACGGTAAATGGTTACGGGCAGTAAGACTTGTGCTACGGTAAAAACTGGCGATATCACATCTCCTTTACCAAATTGCTAATAACATATGAGGCTTAACCGTTGCCAGGATCCCAAAATTGTCCAGAACAATCTATAGATATATGTGTGTAAGTGTGTTGTGTGTGTGTGATTAGACCAAAGTATTACAGATTTTTAAAATTCATTTTCGTTATATGTTATTCAGAGTGAAAACTTCAAAACTAGTCAAATCTGATTTATTTCATTATATATTTATTGACTCTTTAATTCTTTATACTCTTTTTTGGTCAAATCTTTTTTCTAATTTTCTATATATAAAAGGATTAATTACTTTCAAAGGGGTTACCCAAACAAGACAGATATATTAGATATTAAGGAAAGATAATCTTTAAAACATTATAAGTTCATGAACAAAATATCAGGATCGGTCAATCACTAACCAAGACTCCAACGTTGTAATAAACGTTTCGTTTCAAAAGTTACACTATTTCTACAAAAGATAATAGATATTTCTTTGTCAAAAAAAAAGCCAGTAACAATGGCATTTTTCAGATTCTTCTTTGCAGTCACAACTTTGGTTTTGCTTCATCTCGCATCAATCGCTTTTGCCTCTTCCCATGGCTCAAAACAGGTAAACCAATTTTAATAAAAAGTCGAGATTAAATATGAGATCTAAAGATGCAATGTGAGTTCTTCAAACGTTGCGGTAACCAACTATGACAACTCGCCAGAATTTCTTAAGGAGATCAATTTGAATATATATTTTAGGGAATAGTTAGGGATGTTATCATCCATGTTACAATTTAGGGATTTTCATCAATATTCAGCTCGGCGACCAATGCTCATCCGACGAAGAGTGCAGCGTTGGACTTGGTTGTTTTAAATGCGGCATCGATGCTGCAAGATGCGTAAGATCAAACATCACAGATCAATTCTCCCTTGTGGTAAGTAAGAAACACTTTTTATTTTTATATGTTAAAACTGTTGTGTTTCATATACCATCAACAAGAATACCATAGCATGAAAAATTGTAAACGTAAACGCTAAACACCAACGGAAAAGGAATTGTTTGCATTTATAATTTATTAGTAATGTTTATTGTAAAACATTAAAAAATTGTGTGTGACCAAAAAAAAAATTGTGATTTTTTGAATAGTTATAAACTTATAATGTATATTTAGTTATCTGAGGCAAACCCAAACGCAATATACTATCTCCTACTCTCCTAGGTCACATAATTCATAAACTAACCTCTATTTTAGTGTTTTGTGTAGTATATGAATGTACATGAGAGTCATGTCACTTAAGTCTCTTCTAATTTTCAAAAGGACATTCTTAACATGTCTCTCCGATGATGGACGTTTGGTCCATAGTTTTGGACCTAATTTTACTTTTTACATCGGTTGTATATATTTGTTTTCTTCTTCTAGAGTTCTGTCACGCTATTATACACGTTTAGAATGTCTTTTTGTCGTAGTCCTAACTCGTAAGTAGGGGTTATTGGTTGTTGTATTTTAATGGATT
Coding sequences within:
- the LOC106293395 gene encoding uncharacterized protein LOC106293395 gives rise to the protein MSENGGDSSTTKPNLKRNGSGELDVFEATRYFSDFNEPTMAEYSRIQVQKQSTVTELRQKRIHPETEDKLPEPRVVTVKPKEKEKKTRGGGGKKLTSFLNSLLRSAGLKNLKSKSKSIPEVESPRGERRRRHSCVVTVTTHAEASSPISGAGAWSTRRRSFDEKHVKGLGSKKSDQKLNMRLCESLCSDKNVECKDRKKEVDVNGGYESDSGSESDLFELDLFAKSKP